A single window of Phycisphaerae bacterium DNA harbors:
- a CDS encoding glycosyltransferase, which yields MISVLHVLDASASWEQRLALRQLLDHAQQARIRHCVISIGPAAESFRHQFDGPIRTIPALAGWPVLAAPFVARAATDCHADVIHAWGTRPAMAARSSGDRPIVVERFDPRIDARERNLLRTIAQSGRTAFACAAEMVRRRLVEGGVPDDRCVVIRPGVDFNLLNRARRERPRECFGLSPNELIVTAPVPAVPRGGQREAFLAACFAAAVREGIRFILPGDSPETRRIRRLAGNMPALCRPIFMGDDVPAEVAFALADVMVVAPEDDASMTAVAWAFGAGAAVVAVADYAVTELVVAKVNGLLFKRPSHESAAVPAARLILDSAAQRSIRETARGQAYEIFGVRRSVEQHMRLYENLLSGSQPESGITDSAAAG from the coding sequence ATGATCTCCGTGCTGCACGTGCTGGATGCCTCCGCGAGCTGGGAACAGCGTCTCGCCCTGCGGCAGCTTCTCGATCACGCTCAACAAGCCCGAATCCGTCATTGCGTGATCTCCATCGGGCCCGCTGCCGAGTCGTTTCGCCATCAGTTCGATGGTCCGATTCGCACGATACCCGCGCTTGCCGGGTGGCCCGTCCTGGCGGCGCCCTTCGTCGCCCGGGCGGCGACCGATTGCCATGCTGATGTCATCCACGCCTGGGGAACGCGCCCGGCGATGGCGGCGCGATCGTCCGGGGATCGCCCCATCGTGGTGGAACGATTCGATCCGCGTATCGACGCCCGCGAGCGGAATCTGCTGCGCACCATCGCACAATCGGGCCGGACGGCTTTCGCATGCGCCGCGGAGATGGTCCGGCGGCGACTGGTCGAGGGTGGCGTTCCCGACGACCGCTGCGTCGTGATTCGACCCGGCGTCGACTTCAACCTGCTCAATCGTGCCCGCCGGGAACGGCCCCGCGAGTGCTTCGGATTGTCGCCGAACGAGCTCATTGTGACCGCGCCGGTCCCGGCGGTGCCGCGCGGCGGACAGCGTGAGGCGTTCCTCGCGGCCTGCTTTGCGGCGGCCGTGCGCGAGGGTATCCGATTCATTCTTCCGGGCGATTCTCCGGAGACCCGACGCATCCGCCGGCTCGCCGGGAACATGCCCGCCCTGTGCCGACCGATCTTTATGGGTGACGACGTTCCCGCCGAAGTGGCCTTCGCGCTGGCGGATGTCATGGTCGTGGCACCCGAAGATGATGCCTCCATGACCGCCGTGGCGTGGGCGTTCGGGGCGGGCGCAGCCGTGGTGGCCGTGGCCGACTACGCCGTCACCGAGCTCGTCGTCGCCAAGGTCAACGGCCTGCTCTTCAAGCGCCCCAGCCATGAATCCGCGGCGGTGCCCGCCGCTCGACTCATTCTGGACAGCGCCGCCCAGCGTAGCATTCGCGAGACCGCCCGCGGACAGGCGTACGAGATTTTCGGCGTTCGTCGCAGCGTCGAGCAGCACATGCGACTGTACGAAAACCTGCTCTCCGGTTCGCAACCTGAATCCGGAATCACGGATTCAGCCGCCGCAGGGTAA